A single window of Streptomyces sp. NBC_00464 DNA harbors:
- a CDS encoding bifunctional glycosyltransferase 87/phosphatase PAP2 family protein yields MLWLIVAALAVRQMAVVLRQPPGERLTDLETWIGENGVLHVTGSLYDTDRFTGTPFAGLVLKPLTRTAEQSLGVAWTFGSLLLVAALGVIAARALPAPVSRRTALLAAPVTISLLMLSLPVRNALHLGQTSILPVLLVLVGCFVVRGERASGVLIGIAAALQPTVLLFAVLLWLTGRRRAALTGGAAFAACTALAWAAMPHDSWTYWVHHVAGAGLGDQADSLANQSLHGALLRLGLAGPLEIALFVVLAAAVCFLGLRRAARYARDGQLLLAVAVTGCVCVAVAPTAWQHQLLWVLLAVVGRVGKRASDRLVWPAVVILVVTLPGTMLLPNIEAMFPVRDNVLLIAALAAACVAPFLPRTSPHWQRPIPTDHASPVAARWSRVPLLPLWRRVLSRPNLLLELLLIRVVYSAYQQVRLAATAGRATAEHHGRQIHSIEQWLHIDIEHWVNHAVVEVGWLRDFFDYYYSTFHFIVPLTILGVLYVRRPADYRWVRSSIGFATLLALVGFWLYPLAPPRLMPGLGFIDTVHGVQDFAKPDYGTLTGVTNQYAAMPSLHFGWSLWCGVVIVMLAPKVWMKALGVLHPLFTLSTIVATGNHWVLDAVGGAAVVALGFGLTYALCGPRRLRAPGEEPQAAGDGERPRDGTGATPAAKPVGRVTETA; encoded by the coding sequence GTGCTCTGGCTGATCGTGGCCGCATTGGCCGTGCGGCAGATGGCGGTGGTGCTGCGGCAGCCGCCCGGCGAACGCCTCACCGATCTGGAGACATGGATCGGTGAGAACGGTGTGCTTCATGTGACGGGCTCGCTGTACGACACCGACCGGTTCACCGGCACTCCCTTCGCCGGCCTGGTGCTCAAGCCACTGACCCGCACGGCCGAACAGAGCCTCGGCGTCGCCTGGACCTTCGGCTCACTGCTGCTCGTCGCCGCGCTCGGTGTCATCGCTGCCCGCGCCCTGCCCGCCCCCGTCAGCCGCCGTACGGCCCTGCTCGCCGCCCCCGTCACCATCAGTCTGCTGATGCTCTCGCTGCCGGTGCGCAACGCCCTCCACCTGGGACAGACCAGCATCCTGCCAGTCCTCCTGGTTCTCGTCGGCTGCTTCGTGGTCCGCGGCGAACGAGCCTCGGGCGTCCTCATCGGGATCGCGGCCGCGCTCCAGCCCACCGTGCTGCTCTTCGCCGTACTGCTCTGGCTGACGGGCAGACGCCGAGCCGCGCTGACCGGCGGCGCGGCCTTCGCCGCCTGCACGGCGCTGGCCTGGGCCGCCATGCCGCACGACTCGTGGACGTACTGGGTGCACCATGTCGCGGGCGCGGGGCTCGGCGACCAGGCGGACAGCCTCGCCAACCAGTCGCTGCACGGTGCGCTGCTCCGCCTGGGCCTGGCCGGTCCGCTGGAGATCGCCCTGTTCGTGGTGCTGGCCGCGGCCGTCTGCTTCCTCGGACTGCGCCGCGCCGCGCGGTACGCGCGCGACGGCCAGCTGCTGCTCGCCGTGGCCGTCACCGGCTGTGTCTGTGTCGCCGTGGCACCCACCGCCTGGCAGCACCAGCTGTTGTGGGTGCTGCTCGCCGTGGTCGGCCGGGTCGGGAAGCGGGCCTCCGACCGGCTGGTGTGGCCGGCCGTCGTGATCCTCGTCGTCACACTGCCGGGCACGATGCTGCTGCCGAACATCGAGGCGATGTTCCCGGTCCGCGACAACGTGCTGCTGATCGCCGCGCTCGCGGCCGCGTGCGTCGCCCCGTTCCTGCCGCGCACCTCGCCGCACTGGCAGCGGCCGATCCCCACCGACCACGCGTCCCCGGTCGCCGCCCGATGGAGCAGGGTGCCGCTGCTGCCGTTGTGGCGACGGGTGCTCAGCCGGCCGAACCTGCTGCTGGAACTCCTGCTGATCAGGGTCGTCTACTCCGCGTACCAACAGGTCAGGCTGGCCGCGACGGCAGGCCGTGCCACCGCGGAGCACCATGGCCGGCAGATCCACTCGATCGAACAGTGGCTGCACATCGACATCGAGCACTGGGTCAACCACGCGGTCGTCGAGGTCGGCTGGCTGCGGGACTTCTTCGACTACTACTACTCGACGTTCCACTTCATCGTGCCGCTGACCATCCTGGGCGTGCTGTACGTACGCCGCCCCGCGGACTACCGCTGGGTCCGCAGCTCCATCGGCTTCGCCACGCTGCTCGCCCTGGTCGGCTTCTGGCTCTACCCGCTGGCCCCGCCGCGGCTGATGCCCGGGCTCGGCTTCATCGACACGGTCCACGGCGTCCAGGACTTCGCGAAGCCCGACTACGGCACGCTGACCGGGGTGACCAACCAGTACGCGGCGATGCCCTCGCTGCACTTCGGCTGGTCCCTGTGGTGCGGTGTGGTGATCGTGATGCTCGCCCCGAAGGTCTGGATGAAGGCACTGGGGGTGCTGCACCCGCTGTTCACGCTCTCGACGATCGTCGCGACCGGCAACCACTGGGTGCTCGACGCGGTGGGCGGGGCGGCGGTGGTCGCCCTCGGCTTCGGCCTCACGTACGCGCTCTGCGGACCGCGCAGGCTGCGGGCACCGGGGGAGGAGCCGCAGGCGGCCGGGGACGGGGAGAGACCGCGGGACGGCACGGGGGCGACGCCGGCCGCGAAACCGGTCGGACGCGTCACCGAGACCGCCTGA
- a CDS encoding AEC family transporter, translating into MAAMPALLSGFAPIWILTAIGYAAGRSGLLGAQAESVLGRFVFHVAMPAALFTMVSGSRPAAFAHPSMAAFAAGTALVTALGYAVGRRYFGRERAEAAVGGMASGYVNSANLGIPVAVHVLGDASFVAQVILFQVLLVSPVILTLLDSGTQGGGPAGGGLRRMLTMPVRNPVIMASLLGVAVSAVGLRLPAAVTHSCDVLGAAAVPTALITLGLSLHGGPADGTAGTDRAGADRAWAEGTGRVTGRVEVGVVVALKTLVQPLVAFAVAGPLLHLPDHQVLAVVLCSALPTAQNAYIYARQYGLDTGLARHSVVASTLVSMVTLSIAAWTLGPSR; encoded by the coding sequence ATGGCGGCCATGCCTGCGCTGCTCTCCGGCTTCGCCCCCATCTGGATCCTGACCGCCATCGGTTACGCGGCCGGCCGCAGCGGACTCCTCGGAGCGCAGGCGGAGTCGGTGCTCGGCCGGTTCGTCTTCCATGTGGCCATGCCCGCCGCCCTGTTCACCATGGTGTCCGGGTCACGGCCGGCCGCCTTCGCCCATCCGTCGATGGCGGCGTTCGCCGCGGGCACGGCCCTCGTGACCGCGCTGGGATACGCGGTGGGCCGACGGTACTTCGGCCGCGAAAGGGCCGAGGCGGCGGTCGGCGGCATGGCGTCCGGCTACGTCAACTCCGCCAATCTGGGCATCCCGGTGGCGGTGCACGTGCTCGGGGACGCCTCGTTCGTCGCGCAGGTCATCCTGTTCCAGGTGCTGCTGGTCTCGCCCGTGATCCTGACCCTGCTGGACTCGGGCACGCAGGGCGGCGGGCCCGCCGGTGGCGGGCTGCGGCGGATGCTCACCATGCCGGTGCGCAATCCCGTCATCATGGCCTCGCTGCTCGGGGTGGCCGTCTCCGCGGTCGGGCTGCGGCTGCCTGCCGCCGTCACCCACTCCTGCGACGTGCTCGGCGCCGCCGCCGTACCGACGGCGCTGATCACGCTGGGCCTGTCCCTGCACGGCGGCCCGGCCGACGGCACAGCCGGGACGGACCGGGCCGGGGCGGACCGGGCCTGGGCGGAGGGGACCGGCCGGGTCACCGGTCGCGTGGAGGTCGGTGTCGTGGTCGCGCTCAAGACGCTGGTCCAGCCCCTGGTCGCCTTCGCCGTCGCCGGACCGCTCCTGCACCTGCCGGACCACCAGGTGCTGGCCGTAGTGCTCTGCTCCGCGCTGCCGACGGCACAGAACGCCTACATCTACGCCCGGCAGTACGGCCTGGACACCGGCCTCGCCCGCCATTCCGTCGTGGCGTCCACGCTGGTGTCGATGGTCACGCTGTCCATCGCCGCCTGGACGCTGGGGCCGTCCCGCTGA
- a CDS encoding cytochrome P450, which produces MPCPHLPEGFDFTDPDLLHARVPHPEFALMRETAPVWWCTQPTGISGFADSGYWVVTRHADVKYVSTHPELFSSNTNTAVIRFNESISRDQIDVQKLIMLNMDPPEHTRVRQIVQRGFTPRAIRSLEETLRNRARSIVETALAGADEEGSFDFVTNIAVELPLQAIAELIGVPQEDRARIFDWSNKMASYDDPEYAITEEIGAEAAMEIVSYSMNLAAARKECPAKDIVSQLVAAEGEGNLSSDEFGFFVILLAVAGNETTRNAISHGMHAFLTHPEQWELYKRERPETTAEEIVRWATPVVSFQRTATQDLELGGRQIKKGDRVGLFYSSANNDPEVFENPEQFDISRDPNPHLGFGGGGPHFCLGKSLAVMEINLIFNAIADVLPDLRLVSDPRRLRSAWLNGIKQLQVSTTSA; this is translated from the coding sequence ATGCCCTGCCCCCATCTGCCCGAAGGGTTCGACTTCACCGATCCCGACCTGCTCCACGCCCGGGTACCGCACCCGGAGTTCGCCCTCATGCGGGAGACGGCACCGGTCTGGTGGTGCACCCAGCCCACCGGCATATCCGGCTTCGCCGACTCGGGCTACTGGGTCGTCACCCGGCACGCGGACGTCAAGTACGTCTCGACCCATCCCGAGCTGTTCTCGTCGAACACCAACACCGCGGTGATCCGCTTCAACGAGTCGATCAGCCGGGACCAGATCGACGTCCAGAAGCTGATCATGCTGAACATGGACCCGCCCGAGCACACCCGGGTCCGCCAGATCGTCCAGCGCGGCTTCACGCCCCGCGCCATCCGGTCGCTGGAGGAGACGCTGCGCAACCGGGCGCGCTCCATCGTCGAGACGGCCCTCGCCGGGGCCGACGAGGAGGGCTCCTTCGACTTCGTCACCAACATCGCCGTGGAGCTGCCGCTCCAGGCCATCGCCGAGCTCATCGGCGTACCGCAGGAGGACCGGGCCCGGATCTTCGACTGGTCGAACAAGATGGCCTCGTACGACGATCCGGAGTACGCGATCACCGAGGAGATCGGCGCCGAGGCGGCGATGGAGATCGTCTCCTACTCGATGAACCTCGCGGCGGCCCGCAAGGAGTGCCCGGCCAAGGACATCGTCTCGCAGCTGGTCGCCGCCGAGGGCGAGGGCAACCTCTCCTCCGACGAGTTCGGCTTCTTCGTGATCCTGCTCGCCGTGGCCGGCAACGAGACCACGCGCAACGCCATCAGCCACGGCATGCACGCCTTCCTGACCCACCCCGAGCAGTGGGAGCTCTACAAGCGCGAGCGGCCGGAGACGACCGCCGAGGAGATCGTCCGCTGGGCGACGCCCGTGGTCTCCTTCCAGCGGACCGCCACCCAGGACCTCGAACTGGGCGGCCGGCAGATCAAGAAGGGCGACCGGGTCGGGCTCTTCTACTCCTCCGCCAACAACGACCCCGAGGTGTTCGAGAACCCGGAGCAGTTCGACATCTCCCGCGACCCGAACCCGCACCTCGGCTTCGGCGGCGGGGGTCCGCACTTCTGTCTGGGCAAGTCCCTGGCCGTGATGGAGATCAACCTGATCTTCAACGCGATCGCGGATGTCCTTCCGGACCTGCGGCTGGTCAGCGACCCGCGGCGGCTGCGGTCGGCCTGGCTCAACGGCATCAAGCAGCTCCAGGTGAGCACCACGTCCGCCTGA
- a CDS encoding steroid 3-ketoacyl-CoA thiolase, whose product MAAEPVIVEAVRTPIGKRGGALANLHPAYLLGETYRELLGRTGIHADCVEQIVGGTVTHAGEQSMNPARNAWLTVGLPYETAATTVDCQCGSSQQASHMVANMVAAGVIDVGISCGVEAMSRVPLGSGSKHGPGKPWPDEWNVDLPNQFEAAERIARKRGLTRENVDSLGLISQERAAVAWAEERFKRETYAVQVPTTEAEQAAGQGMWRLVDRDEGLRDTTMEGLARLKPVMPTAVHTAGNSSQISDGACAIMWASKRMARALKLKPRARIVAQALVGSDPHFHLDGPIDATRAVLGKAGMSLKDIDIVEINEAFASVVLSWTQVFDQDLSKVNVNGGAIALGHPVGATGARLITTALHELERRDKEFALITMCAGGALATGTIIQRL is encoded by the coding sequence ATGGCCGCGGAACCCGTCATCGTCGAAGCCGTACGCACCCCCATCGGCAAGCGCGGGGGTGCGCTCGCCAATCTGCACCCCGCCTATCTGCTGGGCGAGACCTACCGTGAACTTCTCGGCCGGACCGGCATTCACGCCGACTGCGTCGAACAGATCGTCGGCGGCACCGTCACCCATGCCGGCGAACAGTCCATGAACCCCGCACGCAACGCCTGGCTCACCGTGGGACTTCCGTACGAGACCGCCGCGACGACCGTGGACTGTCAGTGCGGCTCCTCGCAGCAGGCCTCCCACATGGTCGCCAACATGGTCGCCGCCGGGGTGATCGACGTCGGCATCAGCTGCGGCGTCGAGGCCATGTCGCGCGTACCGCTGGGCAGCGGCTCCAAGCACGGGCCGGGCAAGCCCTGGCCCGACGAGTGGAACGTCGACCTGCCCAACCAGTTCGAGGCCGCCGAGCGCATCGCCCGCAAGCGCGGCCTCACCCGGGAGAACGTCGACTCGCTCGGCCTCATCTCGCAGGAGCGGGCGGCCGTCGCCTGGGCCGAGGAGCGCTTCAAACGGGAGACGTACGCGGTCCAGGTGCCCACCACCGAGGCCGAACAGGCCGCCGGTCAGGGCATGTGGCGGCTCGTCGACCGCGACGAGGGGCTGCGCGACACCACGATGGAGGGGCTCGCCCGGCTCAAACCCGTGATGCCCACCGCCGTCCACACGGCCGGCAACTCCTCGCAGATATCCGACGGCGCCTGCGCGATCATGTGGGCGTCCAAGCGGATGGCGCGAGCCCTCAAGCTCAAGCCGCGGGCCCGGATCGTCGCCCAGGCACTGGTCGGCTCCGACCCGCACTTCCACCTCGACGGCCCCATAGACGCGACCCGTGCGGTGCTCGGCAAGGCGGGGATGTCGCTCAAGGACATCGACATCGTGGAGATCAACGAGGCCTTCGCGTCCGTGGTGCTGAGCTGGACGCAGGTCTTCGACCAGGACCTGTCGAAGGTGAACGTCAACGGCGGCGCGATCGCGCTCGGCCACCCGGTCGGCGCCACCGGCGCCCGGCTGATCACCACGGCCCTGCACGAACTGGAGCGCAGGGACAAGGAGTTCGCTCTGATCACCATGTGCGCGGGCGGCGCACTGGCGACCGGCACGATCATTCAGCGGCTGTAA
- a CDS encoding transglycosylase SLT domain-containing protein has product MSFARNILARRKSAVAGAAVLLGASGVALGVSPAMAATSAAPTSAAASAQDTAKQMIGDDAQFQCFSNIVSHESGWNPSATNASSGAYGLVQALPGSKMASAGSDWQTNPTTQIKWGMDYMNSRYGSPCGAWSFWQANSWY; this is encoded by the coding sequence GTGTCGTTCGCCCGTAACATCCTCGCCCGTCGCAAGTCCGCCGTCGCCGGTGCAGCAGTGCTGCTGGGTGCCTCCGGTGTGGCCCTGGGCGTCTCCCCGGCCATGGCGGCCACCTCCGCCGCGCCGACGTCCGCTGCCGCGAGTGCACAGGACACGGCGAAGCAGATGATCGGTGACGACGCGCAGTTCCAGTGCTTCAGCAACATCGTCAGCCACGAGAGCGGCTGGAACCCGAGCGCGACCAACGCCTCCTCCGGTGCCTACGGCCTGGTCCAGGCGCTGCCCGGTTCGAAGATGGCGTCCGCCGGCTCCGACTGGCAGACCAACCCCACCACCCAGATCAAGTGGGGCATGGACTACATGAACTCCCGCTACGGCAGCCCGTGTGGCGCCTGGTCGTTCTGGCAGGCCAACAGCTGGTACTGA
- a CDS encoding ECF transporter S component produces the protein MTGTTGRGARPVRLGPRAVAALVLISAIGVAAFGWPLLAGPDSGLAHSQDAPWLFAALLPLLVGVVVAMIADAGLDAKAVAMLGVLAAVGAALRPLGAGTAGLEPMFFLMVLSGRVLGPGFGFVLGSVTMFASALLTGGVGPWMPFQMLSMGWFAMGAGMLPGPDRLRGRAELLMLAAYGAVASFAYGTVMNLYGWTIVPGLGSGISFHPGDPLGDNLVRFLAYCTATSLGWDLGRAVLSVVLTLTVGTALLKALRRATRRAAFEAQVTFGVPEE, from the coding sequence ATGACCGGCACGACGGGCCGGGGCGCCCGACCGGTGCGGCTCGGGCCGCGGGCCGTCGCCGCGCTGGTGCTGATCAGCGCGATCGGGGTGGCGGCCTTCGGCTGGCCGCTGCTGGCCGGGCCGGATTCCGGGCTGGCGCACTCCCAGGACGCGCCGTGGCTCTTCGCCGCGCTGCTGCCGCTGCTGGTCGGGGTGGTGGTCGCGATGATCGCGGACGCCGGGCTCGACGCGAAGGCGGTGGCGATGCTGGGGGTGCTGGCCGCGGTCGGTGCGGCGCTGCGCCCGCTGGGGGCGGGCACGGCCGGTCTGGAGCCGATGTTCTTCCTGATGGTGCTGAGCGGGCGGGTGCTCGGGCCGGGCTTCGGCTTCGTGCTGGGTTCGGTGACGATGTTCGCCTCGGCGCTGCTGACCGGCGGGGTGGGCCCGTGGATGCCGTTCCAGATGCTGTCCATGGGCTGGTTCGCGATGGGCGCCGGGATGCTGCCCGGACCGGACCGGCTACGCGGGCGCGCCGAGCTGCTGATGCTCGCCGCGTACGGGGCGGTGGCCTCGTTCGCGTACGGGACGGTCATGAATCTGTACGGGTGGACGATCGTGCCGGGGCTCGGCTCGGGCATCTCCTTCCACCCCGGTGACCCGCTGGGCGACAACCTGGTGCGCTTCCTCGCGTACTGCACGGCCACCTCGCTCGGCTGGGACCTGGGCCGTGCCGTACTCAGCGTCGTACTGACGCTGACCGTCGGAACCGCGCTGCTGAAGGCGCTGCGCCGGGCCACTCGGCGTGCGGCCTTCGAGGCCCAGGTCACATTCGGGGTCCCGGAGGAGTGA
- a CDS encoding ABC transporter ATP-binding protein: MIRFDDVSVQYEGTERPTLSGVDLTVPEGELVLLVGPSGVGKSTLLGAVSGLVPHFTGGRLTGRVTVDGRDTRTHKPRELADLVGTVGQDPLSHFVTDTVEDELAYGMESLGLAPDVMRRRVEETLDLLGLAGLRDRPIATLSGGQQQRVAIGSVLTPHPRVLVLDEPTSALDPAAAEEVLAVLQRLVHDLGTTVLMAEHRLERVVQYADQVVLLPSPGAAPVMGAPAEVMAVSPVHPPVVALGRLAGWEPLPLSVRDARRRASGMRERLAGVTPGPVGGAETRKPLPPSSSHPAPRRSALARLFGRTAQEAPAPEPVTDATTRVERLAVRRGRVEALRRVTLTVAPGETVALMGRNGAGKSTLLSALVGMVEPTSGTVLVGGRTPHSTPPREMVRRVGLVPQEPRDLLYADTVAAECAAADADAGAAPGSCRALVSELLPGVADATHPRDLSEGQRLALALALVLTARPPLLLLDEPTRGLDYAAKARLVGVLRTLAAEGHAIVLATHDVELAAELAHRVVILADGEVVADGPTAEVVVSSPAFAPQIAKVLAPQEWLTVSQVRAALGGAE; encoded by the coding sequence GTGATCCGGTTCGACGATGTTTCGGTGCAGTACGAGGGCACGGAGCGGCCCACGCTGTCGGGGGTCGATCTGACCGTTCCCGAGGGTGAGCTGGTGCTGCTCGTCGGGCCGTCCGGGGTCGGCAAGTCGACATTGCTGGGCGCGGTCTCGGGGCTCGTACCGCACTTCACCGGTGGCCGGCTGACCGGCCGGGTCACCGTCGACGGGCGGGACACCCGTACCCACAAGCCCCGTGAGCTGGCCGATCTCGTCGGCACCGTGGGCCAGGATCCGCTCTCCCACTTCGTGACGGACACGGTCGAGGACGAGCTGGCGTACGGCATGGAGTCGCTGGGCCTCGCCCCGGACGTGATGCGGCGGCGGGTCGAGGAGACCCTCGATCTGCTGGGGCTCGCCGGGCTGCGCGACCGGCCGATCGCCACCCTGTCGGGGGGCCAGCAGCAGCGGGTCGCGATCGGCTCGGTCCTCACCCCGCACCCCCGGGTCCTGGTGCTGGACGAGCCGACGTCCGCGCTGGACCCGGCGGCGGCCGAGGAGGTCCTCGCGGTGCTGCAGCGGCTCGTCCACGATCTGGGGACGACCGTCCTGATGGCGGAGCACCGGCTGGAGCGCGTGGTGCAGTACGCGGACCAGGTCGTCCTGCTGCCGTCGCCCGGCGCCGCCCCGGTGATGGGCGCGCCCGCCGAGGTGATGGCCGTCTCTCCGGTGCATCCGCCGGTGGTGGCGCTCGGACGGCTGGCGGGCTGGGAGCCGCTGCCGCTGTCGGTCCGCGATGCCCGGCGCCGGGCGTCGGGGATGCGGGAGCGGCTGGCGGGCGTGACGCCCGGACCGGTCGGCGGCGCGGAAACCCGGAAACCTCTCCCTCCGTCGTCCTCCCACCCCGCGCCTCGGCGCTCCGCCCTGGCCAGGCTGTTCGGCCGTACGGCGCAGGAGGCCCCCGCCCCCGAGCCCGTCACCGACGCCACCACCCGCGTCGAACGCCTCGCCGTGCGGCGCGGGCGCGTCGAGGCGCTGCGCCGGGTGACGCTCACCGTCGCCCCCGGGGAGACCGTCGCCCTGATGGGGCGCAACGGTGCGGGCAAGTCCACCCTGCTCTCCGCCCTCGTCGGCATGGTCGAGCCGACCTCCGGCACCGTGCTCGTCGGCGGCCGCACCCCGCACAGCACCCCGCCCCGCGAGATGGTGCGCCGCGTCGGTCTCGTACCGCAGGAGCCGCGCGATCTGCTGTACGCGGACACCGTCGCCGCCGAGTGCGCGGCGGCCGACGCCGATGCGGGCGCCGCGCCGGGCAGCTGCCGGGCGCTGGTCTCGGAGCTGCTGCCGGGTGTGGCGGACGCCACCCACCCCCGTGATCTGTCCGAGGGGCAACGGCTCGCCCTGGCTCTCGCGCTCGTGCTCACCGCCCGGCCCCCTCTGCTGCTTCTGGACGAACCGACCCGCGGTCTGGACTACGCGGCGAAGGCCCGGCTCGTCGGGGTGCTGCGCACGCTGGCGGCCGAGGGCCATGCGATCGTGCTGGCCACCCACGATGTGGAGCTGGCCGCCGAGCTGGCCCACCGGGTGGTGATCCTCGCCGACGGGGAGGTCGTCGCGGACGGGCCGACCGCGGAGGTCGTGGTGTCCTCGCCCGCCTTCGCCCCGCAGATCGCCAAGGTCCTCGCCCCGCAGGAGTGGCTCACCGTGTCCCAGGTCCGGGCGGCGCTGGGGGGTGCCGAATGA
- a CDS encoding energy-coupling factor transporter transmembrane component T, which translates to MTGTTTGRTDAPPDRLGAWRAPAATRSNALPAGAWWLWALGLATAASRTTNPLLLGLLVGVAGYVVAARRTDAPWARSYGAFIKIGLFVIGVRLLFSAFLGSPIPGTHVVFTLPEVPLPDWAKGVRIGGRVTAEQLLFALYDGAKLAALLICVGAANSLANPARLLKSLPGALYEAGVAVVVAMTFAPNMVADVVRLRTARRLRGRPTGGVRAVLQIGLPVLEGALERSVAVAASMDARGYGRTAQVPAAVRHTTNVLTLGGLLGVCAGTYGLLAAQGAVYGLPLLIAGLVAAMAGLRLGGARSVRTRYRPDRWGVRAWLVAGSGAAVAVAMIWAGSADPAALHPGVVPLTAPVLPLWPAAAVLIGLLPAVVAPVPPSLTGPPVPPSPSGSPVPPSPTGFEEQV; encoded by the coding sequence ATGACCGGCACGACGACCGGCCGTACGGACGCCCCGCCGGACCGGCTCGGTGCCTGGCGGGCCCCCGCCGCCACCCGGAGCAACGCGCTGCCCGCCGGGGCCTGGTGGCTGTGGGCGCTCGGGCTCGCCACCGCCGCGTCCCGGACGACGAATCCGCTGCTGCTCGGCCTGCTGGTCGGCGTGGCGGGCTATGTGGTGGCCGCGCGCCGCACGGATGCGCCGTGGGCCCGGTCGTACGGGGCGTTCATCAAGATCGGGCTGTTCGTCATCGGGGTGCGGCTGCTCTTCTCCGCCTTCCTCGGCTCCCCGATCCCGGGTACGCATGTCGTGTTCACGCTGCCCGAGGTGCCGCTGCCGGACTGGGCGAAGGGCGTCCGGATCGGGGGCCGGGTCACCGCCGAGCAGCTGCTGTTCGCGCTGTACGACGGGGCGAAGCTGGCCGCGCTGCTGATCTGTGTCGGCGCGGCGAACTCGCTCGCCAATCCGGCCCGGCTGCTGAAGTCACTGCCCGGTGCGCTGTACGAGGCCGGGGTGGCCGTCGTCGTCGCGATGACGTTCGCGCCCAACATGGTCGCCGACGTGGTGCGGCTGCGCACCGCCCGGCGGCTGCGCGGCCGGCCGACCGGCGGGGTGCGGGCCGTGCTCCAGATCGGGCTGCCGGTGCTGGAGGGTGCGCTGGAGCGGTCCGTCGCGGTGGCGGCCTCGATGGACGCACGGGGGTACGGGCGTACCGCCCAGGTGCCGGCCGCCGTCCGGCACACCACGAACGTCCTCACGCTCGGCGGGCTGCTGGGTGTCTGCGCCGGTACGTACGGGCTGCTCGCCGCGCAGGGTGCGGTGTACGGGCTGCCGCTGCTGATCGCCGGTCTGGTCGCCGCGATGGCCGGGCTGCGGCTCGGCGGGGCGCGTTCGGTACGGACCCGCTACCGGCCCGACCGGTGGGGGGTGCGGGCCTGGCTGGTCGCGGGATCCGGTGCGGCGGTCGCGGTGGCGATGATCTGGGCGGGCAGTGCGGATCCGGCGGCGCTGCACCCCGGGGTCGTACCGCTGACCGCGCCCGTGCTGCCTCTGTGGCCGGCCGCCGCGGTGCTGATCGGCCTGCTGCCGGCGGTCGTCGCACCTGTCCCGCCCTCCCTCACAGGCCCGCCGGTCCCGCCCTCCCCCTCAGGCTCGCCCGTCCCGCCTTCCCCCACAGGCTTCGAGGAGCAGGTGTGA
- a CDS encoding SCO2322 family protein — translation MRRTGAGRATALLVVLGAVLAVLGTGTAQAAGYRYWSFWEGSGSGWAYATQGPSLVRPDDGSVQGFRFAVSADSQDAAKPRSSPDFAEICADTPAEGGTKRVALVIDPGTAADAPDGETPPALRTACAQVAQDASSAEALASVAKPLRYGSDALLCAISGYPASGCGEQVAQGHGETATADASAPTSAGVASGDDGSDGGGPSAGVLVGVGAVLLLGIAAVAQARRRRG, via the coding sequence GTGAGGCGCACCGGAGCCGGACGGGCCACCGCACTGCTGGTGGTCCTGGGCGCCGTCCTGGCCGTGCTCGGCACGGGCACGGCCCAGGCCGCCGGCTACCGCTACTGGTCGTTCTGGGAGGGCTCCGGCAGCGGGTGGGCGTATGCCACCCAGGGGCCGTCGCTGGTCCGCCCGGACGACGGTTCGGTGCAGGGCTTCCGGTTCGCCGTGAGCGCGGACTCGCAGGACGCGGCCAAGCCGCGCAGCTCCCCCGACTTCGCGGAGATCTGCGCGGACACGCCCGCCGAGGGCGGTACCAAGCGGGTCGCGCTCGTCATCGATCCCGGTACGGCGGCCGACGCCCCGGACGGGGAGACGCCGCCCGCGCTGCGTACCGCGTGTGCCCAGGTGGCGCAGGACGCGAGCAGTGCGGAGGCCCTCGCGTCGGTGGCCAAGCCGCTGCGTTACGGCAGTGACGCGCTGCTCTGCGCGATCTCCGGCTATCCGGCCTCCGGCTGCGGCGAGCAGGTGGCTCAGGGTCACGGCGAAACCGCCACGGCCGACGCCTCCGCGCCCACGTCGGCGGGTGTCGCCTCGGGTGACGACGGTTCGGACGGCGGCGGGCCGTCCGCCGGCGTCCTCGTCGGGGTCGGCGCCGTCCTGCTCCTCGGCATCGCCGCAGTCGCGCAGGCCCGCCGCCGCCGCGGATGA